From a single Shumkonia mesophila genomic region:
- a CDS encoding ABC transporter ATP-binding protein has product MMAPTQTPAVAETPFLLDVRDLKKHFAIRKGLLRRVVGYVYAVDGISLTLRHGETLGVVGESGCGKSTAGKTIMKLMEPTSGSIRIRGQDITHLDRKSMRPFRREMQMIFQDPYSSLNPRLTAGSIVGEPLTVHRVVAGREKEDRVAALFKRVGLRPDDMRKYPNEFSGGQRQRIGIARSLALNPQLIIGDEPVSALDVSIQAQVINLLIDLQQEFNLSYLFIAHDLAVVQHISHRIAVMYLGRVVELADKRTLFTSPLHPYTQALLSAVPIPNPTANRTGRIVLTGDVPSPIRRPSGCHFHTRCPYAMDHCRVAAPAYGEVRPGHWVACHLHAIEPAKAADVACG; this is encoded by the coding sequence ATGATGGCCCCGACCCAGACTCCCGCAGTCGCGGAAACTCCATTTCTTCTCGATGTCCGCGATCTCAAAAAGCACTTCGCCATCCGCAAGGGCCTTCTGCGGCGCGTTGTCGGTTACGTCTACGCCGTGGACGGCATTTCACTGACGCTTCGCCATGGCGAGACCCTGGGCGTCGTAGGAGAGAGCGGCTGCGGTAAGTCGACGGCGGGAAAGACCATTATGAAGCTGATGGAACCCACCTCCGGCAGCATCCGGATACGGGGTCAGGACATTACACACCTCGATCGAAAATCCATGCGGCCATTCCGCCGTGAAATGCAGATGATCTTCCAGGATCCCTATTCGTCGCTCAACCCGCGCCTCACTGCCGGTTCCATCGTCGGCGAGCCGCTGACCGTACATCGCGTTGTTGCGGGACGGGAGAAGGAGGACCGGGTCGCGGCGCTCTTCAAGCGCGTTGGCCTGCGGCCCGACGACATGAGAAAATATCCGAACGAGTTTTCGGGAGGGCAGCGCCAACGTATCGGCATCGCCCGCTCGCTCGCCTTGAATCCGCAATTGATCATCGGCGACGAGCCGGTTTCGGCGCTCGACGTGTCGATCCAGGCACAGGTAATCAACCTGCTCATCGACCTGCAGCAGGAGTTCAATCTTTCCTACCTATTCATCGCCCACGATCTGGCCGTGGTGCAGCACATCAGTCACCGGATCGCGGTAATGTACCTGGGGCGAGTGGTCGAACTCGCAGACAAACGTACGCTTTTCACTTCGCCTCTCCACCCGTACACCCAGGCGCTTCTGTCGGCCGTTCCGATTCCGAATCCCACCGCCAACAGAACCGGCCGGATCGTGCTCACTGGTGACGTGCCGAGCCCAATTAGGCGACCGTCCGGCTGCCACTTCCACACTCGCTGCCCCTACGCCATGGACCACTGTCGCGTGGCGGCTCCGGCCTATGGCGAAGTGCGGCCGGGGCATTGGGTGGCCTGTCACCTGCACGCCATCGAACCCGCCAAAGCTGCGGACGTAGCTTGCGGCTGA
- a CDS encoding pyridoxal phosphate-dependent aminotransferase, with amino-acid sequence MLDEKPQHLGAFRYVPYMGVIFVVHEASKLGFWNGHPDWCNLGQGQPEVGDIPGAPTRVSEIKFDPADHAYGPVGGTEALRQAIAEHYNRLYRRGKASQYGKENVAVADGGRLVLSRVFAALSSVKLAYKVPDYTAYEDMIGLHLARLSPVMLRAEVDERFSITAARLEREVVGQGIQAFIFSNPCNPTGQVVRDDELRGYVRVACDHDCTLVCDEFYSHFIYTDDGTPSDGPVSAAAYVEDVNSDPVILIDGLTKSFRYPGWRVGWAVGPADMIEILNRVASAVDGGPCQPMQQHAALTVLEPARADQETTALRTAFAKKRNLMVARLKEMGLVCPCPPQGTFYVWASVENLPPPLNDAEGFFRAALQHKVMTVPGHFFDVNPGGDRKEPSPYASWLRFSFGPPEDNVRMGLDRLQRMINEQR; translated from the coding sequence GTGCTAGACGAGAAGCCGCAGCATTTGGGGGCCTTTCGTTATGTCCCGTACATGGGCGTCATTTTCGTGGTCCACGAGGCATCCAAGCTGGGCTTCTGGAATGGTCACCCGGACTGGTGCAATCTCGGTCAGGGACAGCCGGAGGTTGGGGATATTCCGGGCGCGCCGACGCGCGTGAGTGAAATCAAATTCGACCCTGCCGATCATGCCTACGGGCCGGTGGGAGGGACCGAGGCCCTGCGCCAGGCGATCGCCGAGCATTACAACCGCCTCTACCGACGAGGAAAGGCATCGCAGTACGGGAAGGAGAACGTCGCCGTTGCCGATGGCGGGCGCCTCGTTTTGTCGCGCGTGTTTGCCGCCCTGTCCTCGGTGAAGTTGGCATACAAGGTCCCGGACTATACCGCTTACGAGGATATGATTGGCCTCCATCTGGCCCGACTGTCGCCGGTGATGCTGCGCGCCGAGGTGGATGAGCGCTTTTCAATTACGGCGGCGCGCCTGGAAAGGGAAGTGGTCGGCCAGGGTATCCAGGCGTTCATTTTTTCGAATCCGTGCAATCCCACCGGCCAAGTAGTCCGTGACGACGAACTGCGGGGCTACGTGAGGGTCGCGTGTGACCACGACTGCACGCTCGTCTGCGACGAATTCTATTCCCACTTCATTTATACCGACGACGGCACGCCAAGCGACGGACCGGTGTCGGCGGCGGCCTATGTGGAGGACGTGAACAGCGATCCAGTCATTCTCATCGACGGTTTGACCAAGAGCTTTCGCTACCCGGGTTGGCGGGTAGGTTGGGCGGTGGGTCCCGCCGACATGATCGAGATCCTAAACCGCGTTGCCAGTGCCGTTGACGGCGGCCCCTGCCAGCCGATGCAGCAGCACGCGGCGCTCACGGTGCTGGAGCCGGCGCGAGCCGATCAGGAAACGACCGCGCTGCGGACGGCTTTTGCGAAAAAGCGCAACCTGATGGTGGCGCGGCTGAAGGAGATGGGCCTCGTCTGTCCATGCCCGCCACAAGGGACCTTCTACGTCTGGGCTTCGGTCGAGAACCTGCCGCCGCCGTTGAATGACGCGGAGGGTTTCTTCCGTGCCGCACTGCAACACAAAGTGATGACAGTTCCCGGCCATTTCTTTGACGTCAACCCCGGCGGAGATCGCAAAGAGCCGTCGCCCTACGCGTCCTGGCTTCGCTTCTCGTTTGGGCCGCCCGAGGACAACGTGCGCATGGGGCTCGATCGTTTGCAGAGGATGATCAACGAGCAGCGGTAG
- a CDS encoding site-specific integrase: protein MVEMSPLRRRMIEDMTVRNLSPATQRSYVHAISKFSRHFKRSPDRLGLEDVRAYQVHLVSKGISWPGLNQTVCALRFFYGVTLGHGEIPERIPYAREPRTLPVVLSADEVVRFLEAVPSLKTRTALTAAYAARLRASEAVGLRIGDIDSRRMVIRVEHGKGGKDRYVMLSAQLLRILRTYWRLARPKEWLFPGRDDSGPIDVQVLYSACRSAAAAAGLGKRVTVHTLRHSFATHLLENGTDIRIIQVLLGHNNLSSTARYTRVSAGLIRKTESPLDRLPLEVVPPG from the coding sequence ATGGTGGAGATGAGCCCTCTGCGCCGGCGGATGATCGAGGACATGACGGTCCGCAATCTGTCGCCGGCGACGCAACGGTCCTATGTTCACGCGATCTCGAAGTTCAGCCGCCATTTCAAGCGCTCGCCGGACCGGCTCGGCCTGGAGGACGTTCGCGCTTACCAGGTGCATCTTGTTTCGAAGGGCATCTCATGGCCGGGGCTGAACCAGACGGTATGTGCGCTGCGGTTCTTCTACGGCGTGACGCTGGGCCATGGGGAGATCCCGGAGCGGATCCCCTATGCGCGCGAGCCGCGTACGCTGCCGGTGGTGCTGAGCGCCGACGAGGTGGTCCGGTTTCTCGAAGCGGTACCGAGCCTGAAGACCCGCACCGCCTTGACGGCCGCCTATGCGGCGAGGCTGCGTGCATCGGAGGCGGTCGGTCTCAGGATCGGCGACATCGACAGCCGGCGGATGGTGATCCGGGTCGAGCATGGCAAGGGCGGCAAGGACCGCTATGTCATGCTGTCGGCGCAACTGCTGCGGATTTTGCGTACCTACTGGCGACTGGCGCGGCCCAAGGAGTGGCTGTTTCCCGGTCGCGACGATAGCGGCCCGATCGACGTGCAGGTGCTCTATTCGGCCTGCCGCTCCGCCGCCGCGGCGGCGGGTCTCGGCAAGCGGGTGACGGTGCACACCCTGCGCCACAGCTTCGCTACCCATCTGTTGGAGAACGGCACCGACATCCGCATCATCCAGGTGCTGCTCGGCCACAACAACCTGTCGAGCACGGCGCGATACACCCGGGTCTCGGCGGGCCTGATCCGGAAGACCGAGAGCCCACTCGACCGGTTGCCGTTGGAGGTGGTTCCGCCCGGCTGA
- a CDS encoding IS91 family transposase, producing MSVGLEVADIFRRHGDAYRQARAGHLGRVERRIMSAVELCRTAALGGHTEQCSECGLVRIAYNSCRNRHCPKCQGTARAEWLADRQAELLPVPYFHLVFTLPAPAAEIAFQNKKTVYGILFKAAAETLRTIAADPRHLGAEIGVVAVLHTWGQNLHHHPHLHCVVPGGGLSPEPAPAQAGGTRWVACRPGFFVPVRVLSRLFRRLFLDQLQGAFERGSLGFFGDLAALADPAAFAARIDALRRVEWVVYAKPPFGGPEQVLAYLGRYTHRVAIANSRLVGVTDTDVAFRWKDYRHHGKAKVMTLAAHEFIRRFLLHALPDGFHRIRHFGFLANGHRADKLALCRRLLAATAPVEPIVSVRACRQSTTRAHDVCPCCGAPMIKLGRLPQAAMPTTAFWSDTS from the coding sequence GTGTCGGTCGGACTGGAGGTGGCGGACATCTTCCGCCGCCACGGCGACGCCTATCGGCAGGCTCGGGCCGGCCACCTTGGCCGCGTCGAGCGGCGCATCATGAGCGCGGTTGAGCTGTGCCGGACGGCGGCGCTGGGCGGCCATACCGAGCAGTGCTCGGAATGCGGCCTGGTCCGGATTGCCTACAATTCCTGCCGCAACCGCCATTGCCCGAAGTGCCAGGGGACGGCGCGGGCGGAATGGCTGGCGGATCGCCAGGCCGAACTGCTGCCGGTGCCATACTTCCATCTTGTCTTCACCCTGCCGGCGCCGGCGGCCGAGATCGCCTTCCAGAACAAGAAGACGGTCTACGGGATCCTGTTCAAGGCGGCGGCCGAGACATTGCGCACGATCGCGGCCGACCCGAGGCATCTGGGGGCCGAGATCGGCGTTGTCGCCGTGCTTCACACCTGGGGCCAGAACCTGCATCACCATCCGCACCTCCATTGCGTCGTGCCGGGCGGCGGCCTGTCGCCCGAGCCTGCCCCCGCGCAGGCGGGGGGTACGCGCTGGGTCGCCTGCCGGCCCGGCTTCTTCGTGCCCGTCCGCGTGCTCTCCCGGCTGTTCCGTCGCTTGTTCCTCGACCAGCTGCAAGGCGCCTTCGAGCGCGGCTCCCTCGGCTTCTTTGGAGACCTCGCCGCCCTCGCCGACCCCGCGGCCTTCGCCGCCCGGATCGATGCCTTGCGCCGGGTCGAATGGGTCGTCTATGCCAAACCGCCGTTCGGCGGCCCCGAGCAGGTGCTGGCCTACCTCGGCCGCTACACCCATCGCGTCGCCATCGCCAACTCCCGTCTCGTCGGCGTCACCGATACCGACGTGGCGTTCCGCTGGAAGGACTATCGCCATCACGGCAAGGCGAAGGTGATGACCCTCGCCGCCCACGAGTTCATCCGCCGCTTCCTGCTGCACGCCCTGCCGGACGGCTTTCACCGCATCCGTCACTTCGGCTTCCTCGCCAACGGTCACCGCGCCGACAAGCTCGCGCTCTGCCGCAGGCTGCTGGCCGCAACTGCACCGGTCGAGCCCATCGTATCCGTCCGGGCATGCCGTCAGTCCACCACCCGCGCGCACGATGTCTGCCCTTGCTGCGGAGCACCGATGATCAAGCTCGGCAGGCTGCCGCAAGCCGCGATGCCGACCACCGCGTTCTGGAGCGATACATCATGA
- a CDS encoding IS630 family transposase (programmed frameshift), with product MAKPYSIDLRERVVAAVERGGLSRHRAAARFDLGVSTVIRWVRHFRETGSVAPGQMGGHRPKTIRGEHRDWLLRRCKEGEFTLRGLVAELADRGVKVDYRSVWEFVHAEKLSFRKKTVLPSEQDRPDIARRREQWAKYQDRIALERLVFIDETWTKTNMAPLRGWAPRGHRLNAKVPHGHWKTMTFLAALRHDRIDAPWVLDGPINGERFQVYVDKVLVPTLRPGDIVIMDNLGSHKGNIIRLLIRAAGAKLFFLPKYSPDLNPIEQVFTKLKHLLRKAAARSVEALCNAIGSLLNAFRPEECANLLRNAGYGSA from the exons ATGGCGAAACCCTATTCGATAGATCTTCGGGAACGGGTAGTTGCGGCGGTTGAGCGAGGCGGCCTTTCGCGTCATCGGGCTGCGGCGCGCTTTGATCTCGGGGTCAGTACGGTGATCAGGTGGGTTCGGCATTTCCGAGAGACGGGCAGTGTGGCGCCGGGCCAGATGGGAGGGCACCGGCCGAAGACGATCCGGGGCGAGCACCGCGACTGGCTGCTTCGGCGGTGCAAGGAGGGGGAATTCACCTTGCGCGGCTTGGTCGCTGAGCTGGCGGACCGCGGCGTCAAGGTCGACTACCGCAGCGTTTGGGAATTCGTCCATGCCGAGAAGCTGAGCTTCAGAAA AAAAACCGTGCTTCCCAGCGAGCAGGATCGGCCTGACATCGCCCGAAGGCGCGAGCAGTGGGCCAAATATCAGGACCGGATCGCCCTTGAGCGCCTCGTCTTCATCGATGAGACGTGGACCAAGACCAACATGGCGCCGCTCAGGGGATGGGCGCCGCGCGGCCACCGGCTCAATGCCAAAGTCCCGCACGGCCATTGGAAGACCATGACCTTTCTGGCCGCCCTGCGCCACGACCGCATCGACGCCCCCTGGGTCCTCGACGGCCCGATCAACGGCGAGCGCTTCCAGGTCTACGTCGATAAGGTCCTCGTCCCCACACTCCGCCCCGGAGACATCGTCATCATGGACAATCTCGGCAGCCACAAGGGCAACATTATCCGCCTGCTCATCCGCGCCGCCGGCGCCAAGCTGTTCTTCCTGCCGAAATACTCGCCCGACCTGAACCCCATCGAACAGGTGTTCACCAAGCTCAAGCACCTGTTGCGCAAGGCCGCCGCCCGCTCCGTCGAGGCCCTCTGCAACGCCATCGGCAGCCTTCTCAATGCTTTCCGTCCCGAGGAGTGTGCAAACCTCCTCAGAAACGCCGGATATGGGTCAGCCTAA
- a CDS encoding TetR/AcrR family transcriptional regulator, whose product MRAQAIRAARHLLRDSGPQAITLKAVAVRAGVTHGNVTYHFGTVDALHVALITSITEDLAAAAATAVAHLRRGEISAREVVDVVFDAFAADGAGRLVAWLAATGAGHRLAPLYAAVADLVGDLAEGDAGLRAGGAKAISRMVSAVVVPALGDALIGGGLQTVLGHEPNAVRQVTADALENLRKN is encoded by the coding sequence ATGCGCGCCCAGGCCATCCGGGCGGCCCGCCACCTACTGCGCGACTCGGGGCCGCAGGCGATCACGCTGAAGGCGGTGGCGGTCAGGGCCGGCGTGACGCACGGTAACGTCACCTACCATTTCGGAACGGTCGATGCGCTCCATGTGGCGTTGATCACCTCCATCACCGAGGATCTGGCCGCCGCCGCGGCCACCGCGGTGGCCCACCTGAGGCGAGGCGAGATAAGCGCGCGCGAAGTGGTCGACGTCGTCTTCGATGCGTTTGCCGCCGATGGCGCCGGCCGGCTCGTCGCCTGGCTGGCGGCGACCGGCGCCGGCCATCGCCTGGCGCCCCTTTATGCCGCTGTCGCCGATCTGGTCGGCGACCTGGCCGAAGGTGACGCCGGCTTGCGGGCGGGCGGCGCCAAAGCCATCAGCCGGATGGTGTCGGCCGTCGTCGTCCCGGCGCTGGGCGACGCGCTGATCGGCGGCGGTCTTCAGACGGTCCTTGGTCACGAGCCGAATGCCGTGCGCCAAGTCACCGCAGATGCCCTGGAAAACCTGAGAAAGAATTGA
- a CDS encoding acyl-CoA thioesterase: MSQHAPQTYEYDLDVAATDIDEMGHVNNAVYLTWVQVAVLRHWNRIAPKEAVAGHLWVALKHEIRYRHPAFLHDHVIVKVVLEKLLGARAFYKTMIRHGDDVLAEVNSCWCCLDAVTRKPVRLARDIVARFLPAEVPTH; this comes from the coding sequence ATGTCCCAGCACGCCCCGCAGACCTACGAATACGATCTCGATGTCGCCGCCACCGACATCGATGAAATGGGTCACGTCAACAACGCCGTCTATCTGACGTGGGTGCAGGTGGCGGTTCTCCGCCATTGGAACCGCATCGCGCCCAAGGAGGCGGTGGCCGGGCATCTGTGGGTGGCCTTGAAGCACGAGATCCGCTATCGGCACCCGGCGTTCCTCCACGATCATGTCATCGTCAAGGTCGTGCTGGAAAAGCTGCTCGGCGCGCGCGCCTTCTACAAGACGATGATCCGCCACGGTGACGACGTGCTGGCGGAAGTCAACAGTTGTTGGTGCTGCCTGGATGCGGTGACCCGCAAACCGGTCCGGCTGGCCCGTGACATCGTGGCCCGTTTCCTGCCGGCGGAAGTCCCCACCCACTGA
- a CDS encoding YbaK/EbsC family protein, producing MSLFGGGGVKAVRRALVAAGSAAQVVRLPRWAATPEDRAAALGASRGAIVQSLVFIVGERPGVVLVAGDRVCRAEALPRTLNLEGEVRPAEASETERATGFAAGGVAPIALAQGLPIAIDVSLKRFATLYVPAGDGRHVFAVTADELKRLTGGIVSYAVTDGEPHHPARPMQRPFDRVDGLL from the coding sequence GTGAGCCTGTTTGGCGGCGGTGGCGTCAAGGCGGTACGCCGGGCGCTGGTCGCGGCCGGCTCGGCGGCCCAGGTGGTGCGCCTGCCGCGCTGGGCGGCGACGCCGGAGGACAGGGCGGCGGCGCTGGGCGCGTCCCGCGGGGCCATCGTGCAATCGCTCGTCTTCATCGTCGGCGAGCGGCCGGGCGTGGTCCTGGTGGCGGGAGACAGGGTGTGCCGGGCCGAGGCGTTGCCCCGCACGCTCAACCTCGAAGGCGAAGTGCGGCCGGCGGAAGCCTCCGAAACGGAACGGGCGACGGGGTTCGCCGCCGGCGGCGTCGCCCCCATCGCGCTCGCCCAAGGCCTGCCGATCGCCATCGACGTCAGCCTCAAGCGTTTCGCCACCCTCTACGTTCCGGCCGGCGATGGCCGTCACGTTTTCGCCGTCACGGCCGACGAACTCAAGCGGCTCACCGGCGGCATCGTCAGCTACGCCGTCACCGACGGCGAGCCCCATCATCCGGCGCGTCCGATGCAAAGGCCGTTTGACAGGGTGGACGGCCTTTTGTAG
- a CDS encoding glutathione S-transferase family protein produces the protein MAAMIHLYTWKTSNGRKASIMLEELGVPYEVHPIDINAGAQFEPEFLKISPNNRIPAIVDPNGPGGRPLSVFESGAILIYLAEKYESPLLPADPRARITVIQWLMWQMGGVGPMFGQTHHFNRFAPEDVPYAKKRYTDETRRLYGVMDRRLAEAEFLGGHDYSIADIATFPWTVRYEWQDIDFADFPHVKRWFQAIAARPAVKKGLEVPA, from the coding sequence ATGGCCGCGATGATCCACCTTTACACCTGGAAGACCTCGAACGGCCGCAAGGCCTCGATCATGCTCGAAGAGCTGGGCGTGCCCTACGAGGTGCATCCCATCGATATCAACGCCGGTGCCCAGTTCGAGCCCGAGTTCCTGAAGATCAGCCCCAACAACCGCATCCCCGCCATCGTCGATCCCAACGGGCCGGGAGGCCGGCCGCTCTCGGTCTTCGAGTCCGGCGCCATCCTCATCTATCTCGCCGAGAAGTACGAAAGCCCGCTTTTGCCCGCCGACCCGCGCGCCCGCATAACCGTCATTCAATGGCTGATGTGGCAGATGGGCGGCGTCGGCCCGATGTTCGGCCAGACCCACCACTTCAACCGCTTCGCCCCCGAGGACGTGCCCTACGCCAAGAAGCGCTATACGGACGAAACCCGGCGCCTTTACGGCGTCATGGACCGCCGGTTGGCCGAGGCGGAGTTTCTGGGCGGGCACGACTATTCCATCGCCGACATCGCCACCTTTCCGTGGACGGTGCGCTATGAATGGCAGGACATCGACTTTGCCGACTTCCCGCACGTGAAGCGCTGGTTTCAGGCCATCGCCGCCCGCCCGGCCGTGAAGAAGGGCCTGGAGGTGCCGGCGTGA
- the gatB gene encoding Asp-tRNA(Asn)/Glu-tRNA(Gln) amidotransferase subunit GatB, producing MADWIITGETGDWELVCGLEVHGQVVSNAKLFSGSATAFGAEPNTQVSLIDAAMPGMLPVINEYCIEQAVRTGLGLKAEINLFSVFERKNYFYADLPQGYQISQFKHPVVGEGVVILDMPDGTTREIGIERLHMEQDAGKSMHDQDPKRSFIDLNRSGVCLMEIVSKPDIRAPEEAGAYLRKLRSIMRYLGTCDGNMEEGSMRCDINVSVRKVGETGLRTRTECKNLNSVRFVMQAMEYEAARQVEAYEAGEEIIQETRLFDSAKGETRPMRTKEFAHDYRYFPDPDLLPLKLTQDFVDRIKATLPELPDDKKERFIRDFGLTPYDAGALVASRRMAEYFETVAKGRDAKTAANWVISNLAGLLNAKGLDIAACPITAENLGKLIDLITAGTLSGRLAKEVFELMAETGKDAEAIVEEKGLKQISDTGAIEAVIDDLIAKNLGQVEQFRAGNEKVIGWFVGQVMRATQGKANPGVVNQLLKDKLKG from the coding sequence ATGGCGGACTGGATCATCACGGGCGAGACTGGGGATTGGGAGCTGGTGTGCGGGCTCGAGGTGCATGGGCAGGTGGTGTCCAACGCCAAGCTCTTTTCCGGCTCGGCCACCGCCTTCGGGGCGGAGCCCAACACCCAGGTTTCGCTGATCGACGCCGCCATGCCGGGCATGCTGCCGGTCATCAACGAATACTGCATCGAGCAGGCGGTGCGCACCGGGCTGGGCTTGAAGGCTGAGATCAACCTCTTCAGCGTGTTCGAGCGCAAGAACTACTTCTACGCCGACCTGCCGCAGGGCTATCAGATCTCGCAGTTCAAGCACCCGGTGGTGGGCGAGGGCGTCGTCATCCTCGACATGCCCGACGGCACCACGCGCGAGATCGGCATCGAGCGCCTGCACATGGAGCAGGACGCCGGCAAGTCGATGCACGACCAGGACCCCAAGCGATCGTTCATCGATCTCAACCGTTCCGGCGTCTGCCTGATGGAGATCGTGTCGAAGCCCGACATCCGCGCGCCGGAAGAAGCCGGCGCCTACCTGCGCAAGCTGCGCTCGATCATGCGCTACCTTGGCACCTGCGACGGCAACATGGAGGAAGGCTCCATGCGCTGCGACATCAACGTGTCGGTGCGCAAAGTGGGCGAGACCGGGCTTCGCACCCGCACCGAGTGCAAGAACCTGAATTCCGTGCGCTTCGTCATGCAGGCCATGGAGTACGAGGCGGCCCGCCAGGTCGAGGCCTATGAGGCAGGTGAGGAAATCATCCAGGAAACGCGGCTCTTCGATTCGGCCAAGGGCGAGACGCGGCCCATGCGGACCAAGGAGTTCGCCCACGACTACCGCTATTTCCCCGATCCCGACCTGCTGCCGCTCAAGCTGACCCAGGACTTCGTCGATCGCATCAAGGCGACGCTGCCGGAACTGCCGGACGACAAAAAGGAACGGTTCATCAGGGACTTCGGGCTTACCCCCTATGACGCCGGAGCCCTGGTGGCGTCGCGGCGCATGGCCGAATACTTCGAGACGGTGGCCAAGGGGCGTGACGCCAAGACGGCGGCCAACTGGGTGATCTCCAATCTCGCCGGCCTGCTCAACGCCAAGGGCCTGGACATCGCGGCCTGCCCGATCACGGCGGAGAACCTGGGCAAATTGATCGACCTCATCACCGCCGGCACGCTCTCGGGCCGGCTGGCCAAGGAGGTTTTCGAACTGATGGCCGAGACCGGCAAGGACGCCGAGGCCATCGTCGAGGAAAAGGGCCTCAAACAGATCAGCGACACCGGGGCCATCGAGGCGGTGATCGATGACCTGATCGCCAAGAACTTGGGCCAGGTCGAGCAGTTCCGCGCCGGCAACGAAAAGGTCATCGGCTGGTTCGTCGGCCAGGTGATGCGCGCCACCCAGGGCAAGGCCAACCCCGGGGTGGTGAACCAGCTCCTGAAGGACAAGCTCAAGGGGTAG
- the gatA gene encoding Asp-tRNA(Asn)/Glu-tRNA(Gln) amidotransferase subunit GatA translates to MGTLTDLTIAQAAAGLKAKEFTAAELTEAHIAAMEAGQALNAFITETPDIARAQAKESDARRARGQAKGPLDGIPVGVKDLFCTEGVLTTAASHILDGFKPAYESTVTRQLKDAGTVMLGKTNLDEFAMGSGNLTSHYGPVISPWKAADGKDRVPGGSSGGSAAAVAAHLALGATGTDTGGSIRQPASYCGIVGLKPTYGRCSRWGIVAYASSLDQAGPMARTVEDVALLLRAMAGHDPKDSTSAPIAVPDFAAALTGDIRGLRIGIPDEYRVEGMPGEIEALWQQGMAWLKEAGAEAVPVSLPHTKYALATYYIIASAEASSNLARYDGVRYGLRVPGDSLDEMYEATRGAGFGAETRLRVLMGTYVLSAGYYDAYYLKAQRVRTLIARDFRNAFETVDALLMPTAPSAAFALDEKTDDPVAMYLNDVFTVPISLAGLPAMVVPAGLDAQGLPLGLQIVGKPFDEETVLKVGGVMEKSAAFTAKPSFLREA, encoded by the coding sequence ATGGGCACGCTCACCGATCTGACCATAGCCCAGGCGGCGGCGGGGCTTAAGGCCAAAGAGTTCACGGCGGCCGAGCTGACGGAGGCCCACATCGCGGCCATGGAGGCGGGGCAGGCGCTCAATGCCTTCATCACCGAGACTCCCGACATCGCCCGCGCGCAGGCCAAGGAATCGGATGCGCGACGCGCCAGGGGGCAGGCGAAAGGCCCGCTCGACGGCATCCCGGTCGGCGTCAAGGATCTGTTCTGCACCGAGGGTGTGCTGACCACGGCGGCTTCGCATATCCTCGACGGCTTCAAGCCGGCCTATGAATCCACCGTGACCCGCCAGCTCAAGGACGCCGGTACGGTCATGCTGGGCAAGACCAATCTCGACGAATTCGCCATGGGATCGGGCAACCTGACCAGCCACTATGGGCCGGTGATCAGTCCGTGGAAGGCTGCCGACGGCAAGGATCGCGTGCCCGGCGGCTCGTCGGGCGGCTCGGCGGCGGCGGTGGCCGCCCACCTGGCGTTGGGGGCGACGGGTACCGATACCGGCGGCTCGATCCGCCAGCCGGCCTCCTACTGCGGCATCGTGGGCTTGAAGCCGACCTACGGGCGCTGCTCGCGCTGGGGTATCGTCGCCTACGCCTCCAGCCTCGATCAGGCCGGGCCGATGGCCCGCACGGTGGAAGACGTCGCCCTGCTGTTGCGCGCGATGGCCGGCCACGACCCCAAGGATTCGACCTCGGCCCCCATCGCGGTGCCCGATTTTGCCGCTGCGCTGACGGGCGACATCCGGGGCCTCAGGATCGGCATCCCTGACGAATACCGTGTCGAGGGCATGCCGGGTGAGATCGAGGCCCTGTGGCAGCAGGGCATGGCTTGGCTCAAGGAGGCCGGTGCCGAGGCGGTGCCCGTATCGCTGCCGCATACGAAATACGCGCTCGCCACCTACTACATCATCGCCTCGGCGGAAGCCTCCTCCAACCTCGCCCGCTACGATGGTGTGCGCTATGGCCTGCGGGTGCCCGGCGACAGCTTGGACGAGATGTACGAGGCGACGCGCGGCGCCGGCTTCGGGGCCGAGACGCGGCTGCGCGTGCTGATGGGCACCTATGTTCTCAGCGCCGGCTATTACGACGCCTACTACCTGAAGGCGCAACGGGTGCGCACCCTGATCGCCAGGGACTTCCGCAACGCCTTCGAGACCGTCGACGCGCTCCTGATGCCGACCGCCCCTTCGGCGGCCTTCGCGCTTGATGAAAAGACAGACGATCCGGTGGCGATGTATCTCAATGACGTCTTCACGGTGCCGATCAGCCTGGCCGGCCTGCCGGCCATGGTGGTGCCGGCCGGGCTCGACGCCCAGGGCCTGCCGCTGGGTTTGCAGATCGTCGGCAAGCCGTTCGATGAGGAAACCGTGCTGAAGGTCGGCGGCGTGATGGAAAAATCGGCAGCCTTCACCGCCAAGCCGTCGTTCCTGAGGGAGGCCTGA